attaccatcttaacaatattaagtcttccaatccatgagtatCATGCAGAACTAATTGAATTTGAATCAGTTTGCTAAGTTTCTCATTTACCTTTTCTCACTTGGGAGAAATGATTAACTTCTGGCCTTAATGAGCTCTATTATCTACATTCCCTATTTTAAAATACTCACCTATTGTTACTTCTTTCCAGTATTACCTGTATTCTTCCCTTTTCATCCTGGTTCTTCTGGGGTCTTGTTCTTTTGATTATTCACCATAATATTCCACTTCAATTTTAGTTCAAAATTTATATTCAATTTCTCTTCTTcacttccttattttttcctctctgctttcaAATAAATTAGTCTCCCTGTCTTtactaatactttttttttaatgacttgccTTCCAACTATTGcttctccttttttcccctcatttctttcacttctgtaagTGGTCTCTCCCAGATTCTGTTGCTTCATTTTATTAACCCCTTGGCCAAATGTCTGAATTTTTCTGAACTTCAGTATTTCTGTCTCATAAAATAAACGAATTGATCTAGATGAGTTGTGTTAAGCCCTCATTCTAGCCTATGAACCCTTGGATTCCCTACTCAGAACTCCAGTATGCAGAAGTACAGCTATTTTGTCTTGAACTTTGGGTGGCAAGCTTAGAGCCATTGGCCATACCAGCATCAGCCTTTGGGGGCCTCTGTGGAACCCCCAAGAGCAAAGTTTGAAAGTCACTGCAGGGTCCCTTCAGCCCTAAAATTTGGCAGCTCTGTAGCAATTGCAGAAGTTGCATTCCTGGGAATTTCAAATAATTGTTGGCAAATTAAATCTCAGGTGCTATTTCTCCTGGATGTTTTATAGTATTTAAACCTTCAGTTGCTCTGTATTTTTCACTAAATTTTCTTTCCTGGCTTTAATCACACGCAATCTCTTTAAGTGTTATTCAGCTTAGATTCTAATACTTCTAAGAAGCTTTTCCAAATCATACCAGCttataatattttttcaagtAATAATACACTCTAATAGTCATGCCATTCTTTGGCACTTAAAAATTGCACAAAGTGTTTTGAGCTACATAATTTGTGCCCAGATTCTGACCTGCAGCAGTATAATCTAGTAGAATAGAGAGGTATAAGATAATTATTGAGGTGAAAATAATGAGTGCCATAGAAGAGACAGAGATCAAGTTCTATGGAAATTTAAGGAAGATAAAGATACCTTTCCCCTGGGAGTGTGAATAGGGCAAAGTATCCCGAGGAGATGGGTTGGGTCTTAAACAGAATGTAGTACCTGAACACAGCAAGAAGTCATTCCTGACTGAAGGAGTAACATAAGTCAAGGCAGAGGTAGAAAAGCATGAGATTGTAGGTATTTTGATTTGGCTGGAGGAAAAGGTTaagaaggaaaatacaaagtTGTAAAGGTAAACCAGGTTTTGTTGTCTCTTAATAATGTGTATATCTTGTTTTCCCACCTATAAACTCTGACGACAAATAGAATGCCTTATACTTTTAAACTCCTATATCAGGGTTTTGGATAGAGGAGAAGTATTCagtaaaattttgttgaatgtataACAGTTAGAAATAATAGTTTCCCAGACAAGCATTATTCAAGATAACTTATTGTCATACCCTTctgtttactgtggttttatcagTAAAAACTATTTTAGATCTCCATAGCAATGGTTCCTTATTCTAAGAAGTCCTATGAGATAGAAAAAGGCCCAAAAAATGTGGGGTGGGGAAGTGGGAGTTACATGTCCCAATTAACAGTGCTCAGTTTAATTCTTTCCAAAAAGGACATGAGAAATGCTAGTTTGagttgaggaaaagaaaatgagtataAAGAAACCTTACTCTGAAACCTAGTCTCtaaacttgttttttgttttactaaattatatttttaagaatgttttcCTAGGACTCAGATTTCATTTAgccacaaatatttttgaaaataaataattaattaaaagcaTGTACCCAAGAATTATGTTGTAGTACGTGTGGgtaacatttcttttttcaaaagatttttgaaaatagtattttatatgATTGGAGAAGGATTAGAAACATCAAATATGTTACTCAAACGGTGTTCCTGTTGCTCTTAAGTTCCTGGTACTACTGGTCTCCATGGAAAGACTATGTTTATGCACACATAAAATAGAAAGCAGGGAAATTGAGTATGCCTTTTTCTAGCTTTTTTTTCAATGGATATGCCAATATAGAGCAAAATATTCCAGACAAATCAGATTGGAAGATATATTTAGTATAGGGAAGActtctttgtcatttaaaaagagCAAAGTATGACAGTTTTCAAAAGTCATTTATTTAGAGATTGTTGTGGTAAAGTAATTCATAATTttacaatattttgtttttaactttctgtACTAGGTGAAAAACCATTTCGCTGTGATGAATGTGGTATGAGATTCATACAGAAATATCATATGGAAAGGCATAAGAGAACTCATAGTGGAGAAAAACCTTACCAGTGTGAATACTGTTTACAGGTAAGAGGTGgtcttaaattattattttttaattactttattgaggtatgattgacattggaattcttctttcttaaattataaaataatgctaataaattagaaaatattaccAGAATTATTTGAAAAACTTCCCAACTGTTGTTGGTTAGACTTATGACAGCTGGCTGAGCAAATTAGTTTGGAATTGCTTATGTTGTTATACTTACATCTGTTTTTATAttaattgctttttttcctttccttccctttcctttccttttcttggttGACTACaaacataaactaaaacaaaaaactcaCTACTGAACTCTGAATTCAACAGtatttttccagaacagaccGTGTATTGAAACATAAACGTATGTGCCATGAAAATCATGACAAAAAACTGAACAGATGTGCCATCAAAGGTGGCCTTCTGACATCTGAAGAAGATTCTGGCTTTTCTACATCACCAAAAGATAACTCACTGCCAAAAAAGAAGaggcagaaaacagagaaaaaatcaTCTGGGGTGGACAAAGAGAGTGCTTTAGACAAATCTGAcctgaagaaagataaaaatgattatttgcCTCTTTATTCTTCAAGTACTAAAGTAAAAGATGAGTATATGGTAGCAGAATATGCTGTTGAAATGCCACATTCTTCGGTTGGGGGCTCACATTTGGAAGATGCATCAGGAGAAATACATCCACCTAAGttggttctcaaaaaaataaatagtaagagAAGTCTGAAACAGCCACTGGAGCAAAGTCAAACAATTTCGCCTTTATCTACATATGAAGAGAGCAAAGTTTCAAAATATGCTTTTGAACTTGTGGATAAACAAGCCTTACTGGACTCAGAAGGCAATGCTGACATTGATCAGGTTGATAATTTGCAAGAGGGGCCCAGTAAACCTGTGCATAGCAGTACTAATTATGATGATGCCATGCAATTTTTGAAGAAGAAGCGGTATCTTCAAGCAGCAAGTAACAACAGTAGGGAGTATGCCCTAAATGTGGGCACCATAGCTTCTCAGCCTTCTGTAACACAAGCAGCTGTGGCAAGTGTCATTGATGAAAGTACCACAGCATCCATATTGGATTCACAGGCACTGAATGTGGAGATTAAGAGTAATCATGACAAAAATGTGATTCCAGATGAGGTCCTGCAGACTCTGTTGGATCATTATTCCCATAAAGCTAATGGACAGCATGAGATATCATTCAGTGTTGCCGACACTGAGGTGACTTCTAGCATATCCATAAATTCCTCGGAAGTACCTGAGGTCACCCCGGCGGAGAGTGTTGGGCCAAGCCCCCAAGCATCCTCATCAGATAAAGCCAACATGCTGCAGGAGTACTCAAAGTTCCTGCAGCAGGCTTTGGACAGAACTAGCCAAAATGATGCCTATTTGAATAGCCCGAGCCTTAACTTTGTGACTGATAACCAGACGCTTCCAAATCCGCCAGCATTCTCTTCCATAGACAAGCAAGTCTATGCAGCCATGCCCATCAATAGCTTTCGATCAGGAATGAATTCTCCACTAAGAACAACTCCAGATAAGTCCCACTTTGGACTAATAGTTGGTGATTCACAGCACTCATTTCCCTTTTCAGGTGATGAGACAAACCATGCTTCTGCCACGTCGACACAGGACTTTTTGGATCAAgtgacttctcagaagaaagctgaggctcagccGGTCCATCAAGCTTACCAAATGAGCTCTTTTGAACAGCCTTTCCGTGCTCCTTATCATGGATCCAGAGCTGGAATAGCTACTCAGTTTAGCACTGCCAATGGACAGGTGAACCTTCGGGGACCAGGGACAAGTGctgaatttccagaatttcccttGGTGAATGTAAATGATAATAGAGCTGGGATGACATCTTCACCTGATGCCACAACTGGCCAGACTtttggctaaaaaaaaaagtgtaaataaTACTGGCACTTTAGAACAGATTAATCAAGAGTGGGGTTACTCTGTGTAAAATGGAGTGCTGTACAGATTTACGAGCTATGCGTTATAACAAGTTAAGCTGATACGAATAGCAAGATAATCCAATAATTGCGTTTTGTTTGGTTAGTCAGCATTTCTTTGAACTGCCTTACATGTTGTCACCTTTATAGAAGCAATGCATTACTTGTTTTAGATCAGAAACTTGCTATTCCACCTACACCaagtttaaaaggaagaaaaaaaagacttcgCACAATTGTTTCCTAACTGATAACGTTGTACATTCTTAGGAGATTAGTAATTGTGTGAAATTGACTCATACTGTTTCTAAGTTTTTCAGCATAGTCATTGCACTTCAGCAGGGAATCTGAGTATACTTTACAGAGTGAACTTAAAAGTTTAAATGTCAAGAGATTATGGCTTAAACAAACTAGTGTGTCCtatcaagggaaaaaaagaaaccaagaaaccaccttttaaaaagaatgatatgCCATATACCcttgattttcattttgcattatatt
The DNA window shown above is from Manis javanica isolate MJ-LG chromosome 3, MJ_LKY, whole genome shotgun sequence and carries:
- the ZNF148 gene encoding zinc finger protein 148 isoform X2, yielding MNIDDKLEGLFLKCGGLDEMQSSRAMVVMGGVSGQSAVSGELQESVLQDRSMPHQEILAADEVLQESEMRQQDMISHDELMVHEETVKNDEEQMETHERLPQGLQYALNVPINVKQEITFPDVSEQLMRDKKQIREPVDLQKKKKRKQRSPAKILTINEDGSLGLKTPKSHVCEHCNAAFRTNYHLQRHVFIHTGEKPFQCSQCDMRFIQKYLLQRHEKIHTGEKPFRCDECGMRFIQKYHMERHKRTHSGEKPYQCEYCLQYFSRTDRVLKHKRMCHENHDKKLNRCAIKGGLLTSEEDSGFSTSPKDNSLPKKKRQKTEKKSSGVDKESALDKSDLKKDKNDYLPLYSSSTKVKDEYMVAEYAVEMPHSSVGGSHLEDASGEIHPPKLVLKKINSKRSLKQPLEQSQTISPLSTYEESKVSKYAFELVDKQALLDSEGNADIDQVDNLQEGPSKPVHSSTNYDDAMQFLKKKRYLQAASNNSREYALNVGTIASQPSVTQAAVASVIDESTTASILDSQALNVEIKSNHDKNVIPDEVLQTLLDHYSHKANGQHEISFSVADTEVTSSISINSSEVPEVTPAESVGPSPQASSSDKANMLQEYSKFLQQALDRTSQNDAYLNSPSLNFVTDNQTLPNPPAFSSIDKQVYAAMPINSFRSGMNSPLRTTPDKSHFGLIVGDSQHSFPFSGDETNHASATSTQDFLDQVTSQKKAEAQPVHQAYQMSSFEQPFRAPYHGSRAGIATQFSTANGQVNLRGPGTSAEFPEFPLVNVNDNRAGMTSSPDATTGQTFG
- the ZNF148 gene encoding zinc finger protein 148 isoform X1 codes for the protein MEYEFTATEVRRADLILPVVSVIEKTRQLYLSMNIDDKLEGLFLKCGGLDEMQSSRAMVVMGGVSGQSAVSGELQESVLQDRSMPHQEILAADEVLQESEMRQQDMISHDELMVHEETVKNDEEQMETHERLPQGLQYALNVPINVKQEITFPDVSEQLMRDKKQIREPVDLQKKKKRKQRSPAKILTINEDGSLGLKTPKSHVCEHCNAAFRTNYHLQRHVFIHTGEKPFQCSQCDMRFIQKYLLQRHEKIHTGEKPFRCDECGMRFIQKYHMERHKRTHSGEKPYQCEYCLQYFSRTDRVLKHKRMCHENHDKKLNRCAIKGGLLTSEEDSGFSTSPKDNSLPKKKRQKTEKKSSGVDKESALDKSDLKKDKNDYLPLYSSSTKVKDEYMVAEYAVEMPHSSVGGSHLEDASGEIHPPKLVLKKINSKRSLKQPLEQSQTISPLSTYEESKVSKYAFELVDKQALLDSEGNADIDQVDNLQEGPSKPVHSSTNYDDAMQFLKKKRYLQAASNNSREYALNVGTIASQPSVTQAAVASVIDESTTASILDSQALNVEIKSNHDKNVIPDEVLQTLLDHYSHKANGQHEISFSVADTEVTSSISINSSEVPEVTPAESVGPSPQASSSDKANMLQEYSKFLQQALDRTSQNDAYLNSPSLNFVTDNQTLPNPPAFSSIDKQVYAAMPINSFRSGMNSPLRTTPDKSHFGLIVGDSQHSFPFSGDETNHASATSTQDFLDQVTSQKKAEAQPVHQAYQMSSFEQPFRAPYHGSRAGIATQFSTANGQVNLRGPGTSAEFPEFPLVNVNDNRAGMTSSPDATTGQTFG
- the ZNF148 gene encoding zinc finger protein 148 isoform X3, coding for MRDKKQIREPVDLQKKKKRKQRSPAKILTINEDGSLGLKTPKSHVCEHCNAAFRTNYHLQRHVFIHTGEKPFQCSQCDMRFIQKYLLQRHEKIHTGEKPFRCDECGMRFIQKYHMERHKRTHSGEKPYQCEYCLQYFSRTDRVLKHKRMCHENHDKKLNRCAIKGGLLTSEEDSGFSTSPKDNSLPKKKRQKTEKKSSGVDKESALDKSDLKKDKNDYLPLYSSSTKVKDEYMVAEYAVEMPHSSVGGSHLEDASGEIHPPKLVLKKINSKRSLKQPLEQSQTISPLSTYEESKVSKYAFELVDKQALLDSEGNADIDQVDNLQEGPSKPVHSSTNYDDAMQFLKKKRYLQAASNNSREYALNVGTIASQPSVTQAAVASVIDESTTASILDSQALNVEIKSNHDKNVIPDEVLQTLLDHYSHKANGQHEISFSVADTEVTSSISINSSEVPEVTPAESVGPSPQASSSDKANMLQEYSKFLQQALDRTSQNDAYLNSPSLNFVTDNQTLPNPPAFSSIDKQVYAAMPINSFRSGMNSPLRTTPDKSHFGLIVGDSQHSFPFSGDETNHASATSTQDFLDQVTSQKKAEAQPVHQAYQMSSFEQPFRAPYHGSRAGIATQFSTANGQVNLRGPGTSAEFPEFPLVNVNDNRAGMTSSPDATTGQTFG